A single Spirochaetae bacterium HGW-Spirochaetae-1 DNA region contains:
- a CDS encoding gluconate 5-dehydrogenase (Involved in the nonphosphorylative, ketogenic oxidation of glucose and oxidizes gluconate to 5-ketogluconate), giving the protein MKINELFSLKGKVAIVTGGGRGIGQFIATGLAEAGANVVIASRKMEKLEETAKELESLGVKAMAVKCDMGVKEDIEALADIAVKEFGTVDILVNNAGVTWGAPTLDYPLDKWDRIFNVNVRGVWILSQKIANVMKEKGGGKIINISSVYGSRGSLEIAHPAVAYNSSKAAIEVLTKNLAVKLAQHKIHVNCIAPGFFHTDMMDYIFKPEMKPILDATLGFIPLTRVGLEDDIKGVAVFLASKASDYLTGAVIPVDGGLLSK; this is encoded by the coding sequence ATGAAAATTAATGAATTGTTCAGTCTAAAGGGAAAGGTGGCAATCGTCACGGGCGGCGGACGCGGTATTGGCCAGTTTATCGCTACCGGCCTGGCGGAAGCGGGAGCAAACGTAGTGATAGCCTCACGAAAAATGGAAAAACTGGAGGAGACGGCAAAGGAACTGGAATCCCTGGGAGTAAAAGCAATGGCCGTCAAATGCGACATGGGGGTCAAGGAGGATATCGAGGCACTGGCCGATATCGCCGTGAAGGAGTTCGGTACCGTCGATATACTGGTCAATAACGCCGGCGTGACCTGGGGCGCTCCCACGCTGGATTATCCCCTGGATAAATGGGACAGGATATTCAACGTGAATGTGCGGGGGGTATGGATACTCTCGCAGAAGATCGCGAATGTGATGAAGGAGAAAGGCGGCGGCAAGATCATCAATATTTCTTCGGTTTACGGATCGCGAGGTTCGCTTGAAATCGCCCATCCCGCCGTTGCGTATAATTCCTCAAAAGCGGCAATAGAGGTCCTCACCAAGAATCTCGCCGTGAAGCTTGCCCAGCACAAGATCCATGTAAACTGCATTGCACCCGGTTTTTTCCACACCGACATGATGGATTATATTTTTAAACCGGAGATGAAACCAATACTGGACGCCACACTGGGCTTTATTCCGCTTACGAGAGTCGGTCTCGAGGACGACATTAAGGGAGTAGCTGTATTCCTTGCCTCAAAGGCGTCGGATTACCTCACCGGGGCCGTAATTCCCGTTGACGGCGGGCTTCTTTCGAAATAG